Proteins co-encoded in one Juglans regia cultivar Chandler chromosome 16, Walnut 2.0, whole genome shotgun sequence genomic window:
- the LOC108995700 gene encoding RING-H2 finger protein ATL70-like, translating to MGAFEYVVGFLLFTLLVITIRIVLSVCFGWPLPSTHRHGLVRNLQYPSRQYSIRRSNTAPDHHQNSIETLELGLDEATLRNYPKLIYAQAKLHKGANSASTASSCSICLADYKDTDVLRLLPHCGHLFHLKCVDSWLRLHATCPVCRNSPLAEAFPTVTDCSFEIGTILILWCGLCGFLARAHECLIDNIRLGRGCGL from the exons ATGGGTGCATTCGAATATGTAGTCGGATTCCTTCTTTTCACGCTGCTGGTGATCACCATCAGAATAGTGCTTTCCGTTTGCTTTGGTTGGCCTTTGCCTTCTACCCATCGACATGGCCTCGTCCGAAACCTCCAGTACCCAAGCCGGCAGTACTCCATCCGAAGATCAAATACTGCGCCTGATCATCACCAAAACTCGATCGAAACCCTCGAACTGGGCCTCGACGAAGCCACCCTGCGCAACTACCCGAAGCTCATCTACGCCCAGGCCAAGCTCCACAAGGGCGCCAACTCGGCCAGCACCGCTTCCAGCTGCTCCATATGCTTGGCCGATTACAAAGATACGGACGTGTTGCGCTTGTTGCCTCACTGTGGAcatctctttcatctcaaatGCGTGGACTCCTGGCTACGGCTCCATGCTACCTGTCCGGTGTGTCGGAACTCGCCTCTTGCTGAG GCATTTCCTACCGTCACTGACTGCTCCTTCGAAATCGGAACCATCCTTATTCTTTGGTGTGGCCTTTGCGGTTTTCTTGCCAGAGCTCATGAGTGCCTGATAGACAACATCAGGCTCGGGCGAGGCTGTGGCTTGTGA